One part of the Clostridium thermosuccinogenes genome encodes these proteins:
- the nifD gene encoding nitrogenase molybdenum-iron protein alpha chain: MNKIVDRILFRYPAKVMKNRKEHILVKEPEGPKEISANTRTLPGIITNRGCAYAGCKGVVIGPIIDMVHITHGPVGCSYYTWAARRNKGKAREGGKSFLEYAFTTDLQESDIVFGGIKKLAQAIKEAVEIFHPKAISIAATCPVGLIGDDIHAVAKKAQEEYGIPVLAFSCEGYKGVSQSAGHHIANNKLMKDVVGTEDIPEAQRKKYSVNILGEYNIGGDEWEIKRVLNKIGYTVIATLTGDAEYGDIAKAHNADLNLVQCHRSINYIADMIEIKYGLPWMKVNFIGIENFSNSLRNMAKYFGDAELMERTERVIQEEIEDIKDEINRYKEMCKGKTAVLFVGGSRAHHYQGLLKEIGMETVMAGYEFGHRDDYEGRDILPYIKLDADTRNIEELTVEKDERKYRLRMSPEKLEELKKEIPINQYKGMIHDMKDNTIIIDDLNHFETEMFIKALKPAFFGSGIKDKYIVEKMGVYSKQMHSYDYSGPYAGFRGAVNFARDTAAGIHTPAWSYIVPPWKKEPILKGKIEKEGVEEAC; this comes from the coding sequence ATGAACAAGATTGTTGACAGGATATTGTTCAGATACCCGGCTAAGGTTATGAAAAACAGGAAGGAGCATATTTTGGTCAAAGAACCGGAAGGCCCAAAAGAGATATCTGCCAATACAAGAACCTTGCCAGGCATTATAACAAACAGAGGTTGTGCTTATGCCGGCTGCAAGGGTGTTGTGATCGGGCCCATAATCGATATGGTGCATATTACCCACGGTCCGGTGGGATGTTCCTACTACACATGGGCAGCCAGGAGAAATAAAGGAAAAGCCAGGGAAGGCGGCAAGAGTTTTTTAGAATATGCCTTTACCACCGACTTGCAGGAGAGTGACATAGTCTTTGGGGGCATAAAAAAATTAGCCCAGGCCATCAAGGAAGCGGTGGAAATTTTTCATCCGAAAGCCATATCGATAGCCGCTACCTGCCCCGTAGGCCTAATAGGGGATGACATCCATGCGGTAGCCAAGAAAGCCCAGGAGGAATACGGAATACCCGTTCTGGCCTTCAGCTGCGAGGGGTATAAGGGTGTAAGCCAGTCAGCAGGCCACCATATCGCCAACAACAAACTGATGAAGGATGTGGTGGGAACGGAGGACATACCCGAAGCCCAAAGGAAAAAATACTCTGTCAATATATTGGGCGAATACAACATAGGTGGGGATGAATGGGAGATAAAAAGAGTGCTTAACAAGATTGGTTATACGGTAATTGCAACCCTCACCGGAGATGCGGAGTATGGCGATATAGCCAAGGCCCATAATGCGGATTTGAATCTGGTGCAGTGCCACAGATCAATAAATTATATAGCCGACATGATAGAAATAAAATACGGATTGCCGTGGATGAAAGTCAATTTCATAGGGATAGAAAACTTCTCCAACAGCCTTAGGAACATGGCAAAATACTTCGGAGATGCAGAGTTGATGGAAAGGACAGAAAGGGTTATCCAGGAGGAAATAGAGGATATAAAGGATGAAATCAACCGCTATAAGGAAATGTGTAAAGGAAAAACGGCAGTTTTATTCGTGGGTGGGTCAAGAGCCCACCACTACCAGGGGTTGCTTAAGGAAATAGGCATGGAAACCGTTATGGCCGGTTATGAATTCGGACACCGTGATGATTATGAGGGAAGGGATATCCTCCCGTATATAAAGCTGGATGCGGACACAAGAAACATTGAAGAACTGACGGTGGAGAAGGACGAGAGGAAATATAGGCTGAGGATGTCGCCGGAGAAGCTGGAAGAACTGAAAAAGGAGATACCTATAAACCAATACAAGGGCATGATTCATGATATGAAAGACAACACCATCATCATAGATGATCTGAACCACTTCGAAACAGAAATGTTCATCAAGGCATTGAAACCGGCATTTTTCGGCTCGGGTATAAAAGATAAATACATCGTGGAGAAAATGGGGGTTTACTCCAAGCAAATGCATTCTTATGATTACTCCGGACCTTACGCCGGATTCAGGGGAGCAGTGAATTTTGCAAGGGATACGGCTGCCGGAATCCATACTCCGGCATGGAGCTATATAGTTCCTCCGTGGAAGAAGGAGCCCATATTGAAAGGGAAAATTGAGAAGGAAGGAGTGGAGGAAGCATGCTGA
- the nifK gene encoding nitrogenase molybdenum-iron protein subunit beta, producing MLNNTPKEISERSALVVNPAKTCQPIGAMYAALGIHGCLPHSHGSQGCCSFHRMHLTRHFREPIVASTSSFTEGACVFGGKTNLKKGLETVFEIYNPEIVAVNTTCLSETIGDDLSEIISSTNIPKGKTVIYANTPSYVGSHITGFSNMTKAMVTHLASKDENGGNNKLAIIPGFVEPSDMAEIKRILKLIGIPFIMFPDTSGVLNSPNTGKYVMYPKGGVTVEELKDLGNCFGTIALGKFASEAAAYELEKKCEVEAHVLKVPIGIKATDDFIMELLQMTVKEVPKELEEERGQLVDLMVDIHNHYHGKKVAIFGDPDIVTSMTEFAVSLGMIPKYVLTGTPGSAFEKDVTDILKSAGIEDFRVKAAGDLMELHQWIKNDKVDLLIGNTYGKYISRAENIPLVRMGFPILDRVGHSYFPVVGYKGAMRIIEKISTALLDKYDRECPEEDFELVM from the coding sequence ATGCTGAACAATACCCCGAAGGAAATATCCGAAAGAAGCGCCTTAGTAGTAAATCCCGCCAAAACATGCCAGCCCATCGGAGCCATGTATGCCGCCCTGGGAATACACGGTTGCCTTCCTCACAGTCATGGCTCCCAAGGCTGCTGTTCCTTTCACAGGATGCACCTGACAAGGCATTTCAGGGAACCTATTGTGGCATCCACCAGTTCCTTCACTGAAGGAGCCTGTGTTTTTGGAGGCAAGACCAACTTGAAAAAGGGCCTTGAAACCGTATTCGAGATATACAACCCGGAGATAGTGGCTGTTAATACCACTTGCTTGTCGGAGACCATAGGAGATGATTTGAGCGAAATCATTTCCAGCACAAACATACCAAAAGGTAAAACAGTGATATATGCAAACACTCCCAGCTATGTAGGCTCCCATATCACCGGATTTTCCAACATGACCAAGGCAATGGTAACCCATCTGGCAAGCAAGGATGAAAACGGCGGCAATAATAAGCTGGCTATAATACCAGGATTTGTCGAACCCAGTGATATGGCGGAAATAAAGAGAATACTGAAACTTATCGGAATACCTTTTATAATGTTTCCGGACACGAGCGGCGTGTTGAACTCTCCCAACACCGGCAAGTATGTAATGTATCCGAAAGGAGGAGTTACGGTGGAGGAGCTTAAGGATCTGGGCAACTGCTTTGGTACCATCGCCCTGGGAAAGTTTGCATCGGAAGCGGCAGCTTATGAGCTGGAAAAGAAATGCGAAGTGGAAGCTCATGTTTTGAAGGTGCCCATAGGCATAAAAGCAACCGATGACTTTATAATGGAGCTCCTGCAAATGACCGTAAAGGAAGTTCCCAAGGAGCTGGAGGAAGAACGGGGACAGCTGGTAGACCTTATGGTGGACATTCATAATCATTACCATGGCAAGAAGGTGGCAATTTTTGGGGACCCCGATATCGTGACCTCCATGACAGAATTTGCCGTCAGCCTGGGGATGATTCCTAAGTACGTTTTAACCGGTACTCCGGGCAGCGCTTTTGAAAAGGATGTGACAGATATCCTGAAATCCGCCGGCATAGAGGATTTCAGGGTGAAGGCCGCTGGTGATTTGATGGAGCTGCACCAGTGGATAAAAAATGACAAGGTGGATTTGCTTATCGGCAATACCTATGGCAAATACATTTCCAGAGCTGAAAACATACCTTTGGTGCGGATGGGTTTCCCCATTCTGGACAGGGTAGGCCACAGTTATTTCCCTGTGGTCGGATACAAGGGCGCCATGAGGATAATCGAAAAGATAAGCACTGCCCTATTGGATAAATACGACAGGGAATGCCCGGAGGAGGACTTTGAACTGGTTATGTGA
- the nifE gene encoding nitrogenase iron-molybdenum cofactor biosynthesis protein NifE: MKSLEAYPLEERKSHILVKEKDQIQGISCDRHSVSGVVSQRACVYCGARVVLNPITDAFHIVHGPIGCSSYTWDIRGSLSSGSEMFRNSFSTDLEEKDIIFGGEKKLSEAIDEIVRAKFPKAVFVYSTCVVGVIGDDIEAVCRAAERKYGIRVIPVKSTGFAGSKKDGYKAACDAIISLMDGGKYERGVKDPRSFNYLGDFNLAGEIWVVNNYFKEIGLNMITGVTGDSTVEKLRKARNASFNIVQCAGSSIYLAERMKEKFGIPYEKVSFFGIQDTVSSLIKLAELSGDEEVKKKTEKLIRIMVAEVEPVLEKYRKKCRGKKVAIYVGGGFKAVSLIKQFSELGMKTVMVGTQTGRKQEYETIRELVEEGTVILDDTNPSELEKFMKEKGADLLVGGVKERPLAYKLGMAFIDHNHERKHPLIGFEGAVNFAREVDLTLNSPVWEFVRKGGLHE; the protein is encoded by the coding sequence ATGAAATCATTGGAAGCTTACCCGCTGGAAGAACGAAAAAGCCATATTTTGGTGAAGGAAAAAGATCAGATTCAGGGCATAAGCTGTGATAGGCACAGTGTTTCCGGTGTAGTAAGCCAGAGGGCATGTGTGTATTGCGGGGCCAGGGTGGTGTTAAATCCGATAACGGATGCGTTTCATATTGTTCACGGCCCCATCGGCTGCTCCAGCTACACATGGGATATAAGAGGGAGCCTCAGCAGCGGTTCGGAAATGTTCAGGAACAGCTTTTCCACAGACCTGGAGGAGAAGGATATCATTTTTGGCGGAGAAAAGAAGCTGTCTGAGGCCATTGATGAAATCGTAAGGGCAAAATTTCCGAAGGCGGTATTTGTTTATTCCACCTGTGTTGTGGGGGTTATAGGTGACGATATAGAAGCGGTCTGCAGAGCGGCCGAAAGGAAATACGGCATCAGGGTCATACCGGTGAAGTCCACCGGATTTGCAGGAAGCAAAAAAGATGGCTACAAGGCAGCTTGTGACGCTATTATCAGCCTGATGGATGGCGGAAAATATGAAAGGGGCGTCAAGGACCCCAGATCCTTTAATTATCTCGGAGACTTCAATCTGGCCGGTGAAATCTGGGTGGTGAACAATTACTTCAAAGAGATAGGCCTTAATATGATAACCGGAGTGACCGGTGATTCAACTGTCGAGAAATTGAGAAAAGCCCGGAATGCCTCCTTCAATATAGTGCAGTGTGCAGGATCCAGCATTTATCTGGCTGAAAGGATGAAGGAGAAGTTCGGTATACCTTATGAGAAGGTCAGCTTTTTCGGTATTCAGGATACCGTAAGCTCATTGATAAAATTGGCTGAGCTTTCAGGGGATGAGGAAGTAAAGAAAAAGACGGAAAAACTGATAAGGATTATGGTGGCGGAGGTTGAACCTGTCCTTGAAAAATACAGAAAAAAATGCAGAGGGAAGAAAGTTGCCATATATGTAGGCGGAGGGTTCAAAGCCGTTTCTTTGATAAAGCAGTTCAGTGAGCTGGGCATGAAGACTGTAATGGTAGGAACCCAGACAGGAAGAAAGCAAGAATATGAAACCATCAGGGAGCTGGTGGAGGAAGGCACTGTGATATTGGATGATACAAACCCATCGGAACTGGAGAAATTCATGAAGGAAAAGGGAGCGGACCTGCTGGTAGGCGGAGTCAAGGAAAGACCTCTGGCTTATAAGCTGGGAATGGCTTTTATTGACCACAATCATGAAAGAAAGCATCCTTTGATCGGTTTTGAAGGAGCTGTGAATTTTGCAAGAGAGGTGGATCTTACATTGAACAGTCCGGTGTGGGAGTTTGTCAGGAAAGGAGGGCTGCATGAATAG
- a CDS encoding nitrogenase component 1, giving the protein MNRNYVNLDVNPCKMCMPMGGSLAFKGIESSMVLMHGSQGCSTYIRRHMATHFNEPVDIASTSLSENGTVYGGSRNLKHGLMNVIKLYNPKVIGVLTTCLAETIGEDIGRIIEEFKEKKDIRNIDIIPVNTPGYGASHFEGYFHTMRSIIEYYNRKKAKPNGKVNIIIPNMTCADIREIKRILRLFHVDYVLMPDFSDTLDAPYKPDYEKIPEGGTRIDVIKNMSGARATIEMSVSIDDRYSPGKYLEEEHGVPLYRCPIPIGIRNTDWLIKTLSGITGKQIPGSLAVERGRLLDAMIDSHKYNGEGTVAIFGDPETVYAVTSLCLENGITPLIAATGSKNLKFRNLIAAKGTQAIDGTDFEYVHEQVKKLRPHLLIGNSDGKIIREKEHIPLIRIGFPIHDHIGAQRKLFAGYRGSMRFLDDITNTLLDLKNESYRQKLYSEFFCRQGNT; this is encoded by the coding sequence ATGAATAGGAATTATGTGAATTTGGACGTCAATCCATGCAAGATGTGCATGCCGATGGGGGGATCACTGGCATTCAAAGGAATTGAAAGCAGCATGGTTTTAATGCACGGTTCCCAAGGCTGCAGCACATATATCCGGAGGCATATGGCCACTCATTTTAATGAACCTGTAGACATTGCCTCCACCTCCTTAAGCGAGAACGGCACCGTATACGGCGGCAGCAGGAATCTTAAACACGGCCTCATGAATGTGATCAAATTATACAACCCGAAGGTGATAGGAGTTCTCACCACATGCCTGGCTGAAACCATCGGAGAGGATATAGGAAGGATCATAGAAGAGTTTAAGGAAAAGAAGGATATCAGAAATATTGACATAATACCGGTAAATACTCCGGGATACGGAGCTTCCCATTTTGAGGGGTATTTTCATACCATGAGGAGCATTATTGAGTATTATAACCGGAAGAAAGCGAAACCCAACGGAAAGGTAAACATAATCATACCCAATATGACCTGTGCGGATATAAGAGAAATCAAGAGGATTCTGAGGCTGTTTCATGTGGATTATGTGCTGATGCCCGACTTTTCCGATACACTGGATGCCCCGTATAAACCTGATTATGAAAAAATACCCGAAGGTGGTACAAGGATTGATGTTATAAAGAATATGTCCGGAGCCAGGGCTACCATTGAGATGTCTGTCTCCATAGATGACAGGTATAGTCCCGGTAAATACCTGGAGGAGGAGCATGGAGTGCCCTTATACCGATGCCCTATTCCCATAGGGATTAGAAATACGGACTGGCTGATAAAAACTCTGTCCGGCATCACAGGCAAGCAAATTCCCGGAAGCCTTGCTGTGGAAAGAGGCAGGCTGCTGGATGCCATGATTGACTCCCATAAATATAACGGTGAAGGGACGGTTGCCATTTTCGGAGATCCCGAGACGGTATATGCCGTAACAAGCCTTTGCCTTGAAAACGGTATTACACCTTTGATTGCGGCTACCGGTTCAAAAAACCTCAAATTCAGGAATTTGATTGCAGCGAAGGGAACTCAGGCGATTGACGGTACGGATTTTGAGTATGTACATGAACAGGTGAAAAAGCTAAGACCCCACCTGCTAATAGGAAATTCCGATGGCAAAATCATAAGGGAAAAAGAGCACATACCCTTAATCAGAATAGGATTTCCGATACATGACCATATAGGAGCTCAAAGAAAGCTATTTGCAGGCTATCGAGGAAGCATGAGGTTTCTGGATGATATCACAAATACGTTGCTGGATTTGAAGAATGAAAGCTATAGACAAAAATTGTACAGTGAGTTTTTCTGCCGTCAGGGGAACACTTGA
- a CDS encoding radical SAM protein, with amino-acid sequence MINCRGCKAGSEGKDPLWGTGLSNNTINKTLKHPCFNKNAHDCARIHLPVAPACNIKCKFCNRKYDCQNESRPGVTSNLLTPEEALKIFEHYRKRLKNLTVMGIAGPGDALANFDNVKKTIGYITEDHSDIAICISTNGLMLPEYAMELKKMGISHITVTINAVDPAVSEKIYDYVDYKGKRFRGREASEILLKNQLLGLEIIKDLDIMCKVNIVVIKGVNYFHVKDIVKKVKSLGVTYTNIMSLIPVKDTDYENQEPLSNKEISNLRKECEDIVPQMCHCRQCRADAVGKLGDELPQCAI; translated from the coding sequence ATGATAAATTGCAGGGGATGTAAAGCTGGCTCTGAAGGAAAGGATCCGCTTTGGGGAACCGGCTTATCCAATAATACCATAAACAAAACATTAAAACATCCATGTTTCAACAAAAATGCCCATGACTGTGCCAGAATACATCTTCCGGTAGCACCGGCGTGTAATATAAAGTGCAAGTTTTGCAACAGGAAGTATGATTGCCAGAATGAAAGCAGACCTGGGGTGACCAGCAACCTATTGACCCCGGAAGAAGCGCTGAAGATATTTGAACATTACAGAAAAAGATTGAAAAACCTGACGGTCATGGGGATAGCAGGGCCAGGGGATGCACTGGCCAACTTCGACAATGTTAAAAAAACCATTGGATATATAACGGAAGATCATTCCGATATAGCCATCTGCATATCCACAAACGGACTGATGTTGCCGGAATATGCCATGGAGTTGAAAAAGATGGGCATTTCCCACATTACGGTGACCATTAATGCGGTGGACCCGGCCGTCAGTGAGAAAATATATGATTATGTAGACTATAAAGGCAAAAGATTCCGAGGAAGGGAAGCATCGGAGATTTTATTGAAAAACCAGCTGTTAGGGCTGGAAATCATAAAAGATTTGGATATAATGTGCAAAGTCAATATCGTTGTGATAAAGGGTGTAAATTATTTTCACGTGAAGGACATAGTTAAAAAGGTAAAGAGCCTGGGGGTTACCTATACCAACATCATGTCTTTAATCCCGGTAAAGGATACGGATTATGAAAACCAAGAGCCATTGAGCAATAAAGAGATAAGCAATTTAAGAAAGGAATGTGAGGATATAGTGCCGCAGATGTGCCATTGCAGGCAGTGTAGAGCCGACGCTGTGGGAAAGCTCGGGGATGAGCTGCCGCAGTGCGCAATTTAA
- a CDS encoding homocitrate synthase/isopropylmalate synthase family protein: MKLHIVDTTLRDGEQTPGVAFDGDAKVEMAIALSDLGVDIIEVGIPAMGEEEIKAIKRVEELNLKAQLLTWNRLNIQDIEASLKTGVKNLHISIPSSSIQIEKKLRINHDELIVKTKEVIGYAVKKGCTVSVGAEDASRAEEEFLLKLFRTALEAGATRIRYADTLGVLNPFSTLSIIKRIRDELDVDIDFHGHNDFGLATANALAAFKAGAGYISCCVNGLGERAGNTALEEIVMALYYMDKCEINIKPDKLVPVSKLVERHSQRIVSPGKPIVGRDVFTHESGIHVDGLLKDVRNYQHLDPLLLGRQNKFVLGKHSGRAAKKLLDVDGGDGIEKIPGDLYDNPYSSRVYRLQGFP; encoded by the coding sequence ATGAAGCTGCATATAGTTGATACTACATTGAGGGACGGAGAGCAGACCCCCGGAGTGGCGTTTGATGGCGATGCCAAGGTTGAGATGGCTATAGCTTTAAGCGATTTGGGTGTTGATATTATTGAGGTCGGCATACCTGCCATGGGGGAGGAGGAAATAAAGGCGATAAAAAGAGTGGAGGAGTTAAATCTTAAAGCCCAACTTCTCACCTGGAACAGGTTGAATATACAGGACATAGAGGCATCACTGAAAACAGGAGTAAAAAACCTGCACATATCTATTCCGTCATCCTCAATTCAAATAGAAAAAAAGCTGCGTATAAACCATGATGAGCTTATTGTCAAAACAAAAGAGGTTATAGGTTATGCGGTGAAAAAGGGTTGTACCGTGTCGGTAGGTGCGGAAGACGCATCCCGGGCGGAGGAAGAGTTCTTGCTGAAATTATTCCGTACTGCTTTGGAAGCAGGTGCCACAAGAATAAGGTATGCCGATACTTTGGGCGTGCTCAACCCGTTTAGCACGCTATCCATCATAAAAAGAATCAGGGATGAATTAGACGTCGATATAGATTTTCACGGGCACAATGATTTCGGCCTGGCTACGGCTAATGCTCTGGCAGCTTTTAAAGCCGGTGCCGGATATATCAGCTGCTGTGTAAACGGGTTGGGAGAGCGGGCTGGAAATACGGCTCTCGAGGAAATAGTTATGGCGCTTTATTATATGGATAAGTGTGAGATAAATATAAAGCCGGATAAGCTGGTGCCGGTTTCAAAACTGGTGGAAAGACATTCGCAAAGGATTGTGAGTCCGGGTAAGCCTATAGTAGGCAGAGATGTATTTACCCATGAATCGGGCATACATGTGGACGGCCTTTTAAAGGATGTGAGGAATTACCAGCATCTCGATCCGCTGCTCTTGGGAAGACAGAACAAGTTTGTGCTGGGCAAGCATTCCGGAAGGGCGGCCAAAAAACTGTTGGATGTTGACGGGGGTGATGGCATTGAAAAAATACCTGGCGATCTTTATGATAATCCTTACAGCAGCAGGGTTTACCGGCTGCAGGGATTTCCATAG
- the modA gene encoding molybdate ABC transporter substrate-binding protein encodes MKKYLAIFMIILTAAGFTGCRDFHRSTKKAWDDAKTTGELVVAAAASLTDVMEEIKVLYMKENPDVKVRFTFGASGTLMTQIVEGAPVDIFIPASKKQMDILEEKGLIKTDTRVDLLSNRIVLITPASSSKEINGFEDIAAQKVEKIALGDPASVPVGRYSIEILTSIGIIEEAEDKAVYASDVRQILSWVETEMADCGIVYRTDAMVSDKITVSAMAPEDSHSPVVYPAAVINGSDNVEEAKNFMKFLSTEEARTIFGRYGFGD; translated from the coding sequence TTGAAAAAATACCTGGCGATCTTTATGATAATCCTTACAGCAGCAGGGTTTACCGGCTGCAGGGATTTCCATAGGAGCACAAAGAAGGCATGGGATGATGCGAAAACAACCGGTGAACTGGTGGTGGCTGCTGCAGCCAGCCTTACCGATGTGATGGAAGAAATCAAAGTACTTTATATGAAGGAAAACCCTGATGTAAAGGTGAGGTTCACTTTTGGCGCCTCCGGAACTCTAATGACACAGATAGTCGAAGGAGCCCCAGTTGATATATTTATTCCTGCTTCTAAGAAGCAGATGGATATTTTGGAGGAAAAGGGACTGATAAAGACCGATACCAGAGTTGACCTATTATCCAACCGGATTGTTTTGATTACACCGGCATCATCATCGAAGGAAATAAACGGCTTTGAGGACATAGCTGCCCAGAAGGTGGAGAAAATTGCACTGGGAGACCCGGCAAGCGTGCCGGTAGGCCGGTATTCCATAGAGATTCTCACCAGTATAGGAATAATTGAAGAAGCGGAGGATAAAGCGGTATATGCCTCGGATGTACGGCAGATTCTATCCTGGGTTGAAACGGAAATGGCCGACTGCGGTATAGTATACAGAACTGATGCGATGGTTTCAGATAAGATCACTGTTTCAGCCATGGCACCGGAAGATTCTCACAGCCCTGTTGTTTATCCGGCGGCAGTGATCAACGGCTCAGATAATGTAGAGGAGGCAAAGAATTTTATGAAGTTTTTATCGACGGAGGAAGCGCGGACCATATTCGGAAGATATGGCTTTGGGGACTGA
- the modB gene encoding molybdate ABC transporter permease subunit: MDYSPLVISLKTSFFATLMAFMLGLLAASQVRKTKRLRGFIDGVLILPMVLPPTVLGFALLVVFGKNGMLGRILDTFGMNIIFSWEATLIAATVAAFPLMYRSILSAFDDIDANLIYAAKTLGMSNVEIFWKIVFPNALSGITGGIVLGFARAMGEFGATIMVAGNIQGETRTIPIAIYTAVQSGDRATAYRWTGIIIMISLLMIVLMNCLNRQKDRKVRWW, translated from the coding sequence ATGGATTATTCACCGCTGGTTATATCTTTGAAAACATCTTTCTTTGCAACATTGATGGCTTTTATGCTTGGTTTGCTGGCAGCAAGCCAGGTCAGGAAAACCAAAAGGCTAAGGGGCTTTATTGACGGAGTGCTCATTCTTCCAATGGTTCTGCCGCCTACGGTTTTAGGATTTGCCCTTCTGGTTGTATTTGGAAAAAACGGTATGCTGGGAAGAATTCTGGACACCTTCGGTATGAATATTATATTTTCATGGGAAGCGACGTTGATAGCTGCAACAGTTGCAGCATTTCCGCTTATGTATCGCAGCATCCTGAGTGCCTTTGATGATATTGATGCAAATCTTATATATGCTGCAAAGACTTTGGGGATGAGCAACGTGGAAATTTTCTGGAAGATTGTTTTTCCCAATGCCCTGTCGGGTATAACTGGCGGCATAGTTCTCGGATTTGCCAGAGCAATGGGGGAATTTGGAGCGACAATAATGGTGGCCGGAAATATACAGGGGGAGACCCGGACAATTCCCATCGCAATTTACACGGCGGTTCAGAGCGGGGACAGGGCAACGGCATATAGATGGACCGGGATTATTATAATGATATCTCTGCTGATGATAGTACTGATGAACTGCCTCAACAGGCAAAAGGATCGGAAAGTGAGGTGGTGGTAA
- a CDS encoding sulfate/molybdate ABC transporter ATP-binding protein, with protein sequence MSLIVDIKKKLKDFKLEVSFESKDGVTALSGSSGSGKSMTLKCIAGIVKPDWGYIELDQKVLFDSDKGINLPPQQRHVGYLFQNYALFPNMTVERNIGCAIRRKNKSETIKEYIKRFRLKGLEKRYPFELSGGQQQRAALARAFASQPEILMLDEPFSALDSYLKRELEQEMIEFLSDFKGVVLFVSHNWDEVLRLCDRVVFISEGKSSTLPDNWGLPGASLPFLS encoded by the coding sequence GTGTCCTTGATCGTTGATATAAAGAAAAAGCTTAAGGATTTTAAGCTCGAGGTTAGCTTTGAATCCAAAGACGGAGTCACGGCATTGTCAGGCTCATCCGGAAGCGGTAAAAGCATGACGCTCAAATGCATTGCAGGAATTGTCAAACCTGACTGGGGCTATATAGAACTGGATCAAAAAGTTCTGTTTGATTCCGACAAGGGTATCAATTTGCCGCCACAGCAGCGCCATGTGGGATATCTCTTTCAGAACTACGCTCTGTTTCCCAACATGACTGTGGAAAGGAATATAGGTTGTGCAATTCGGAGAAAGAACAAATCTGAAACCATTAAAGAATATATCAAAAGATTCAGGTTAAAAGGCTTGGAAAAAAGATACCCTTTTGAGCTTTCCGGAGGACAGCAGCAGAGGGCTGCACTGGCACGGGCATTTGCTTCGCAACCGGAAATTCTCATGCTGGATGAGCCTTTTTCTGCCCTGGACAGCTATTTGAAACGGGAGCTGGAGCAGGAAATGATAGAGTTTTTGTCTGACTTTAAAGGAGTTGTATTATTTGTTTCCCACAACTGGGATGAAGTGCTCAGACTGTGTGACCGAGTGGTTTTTATTAGTGAAGGTAAGAGCAGCACGCTTCCGGACAATTGGGGGCTTCCTGGCGCATCCTTGCCATTTTTGTCCTGA